In Metopolophium dirhodum isolate CAU chromosome 5, ASM1992520v1, whole genome shotgun sequence, the sequence TTACTTCACCAAACCGCTCGCCTAGTCACCGTTTTGACTTGTGTATACAGGTGCTCCAACTGTAAACAGTCTCGCACACATATTTCTCAAACATTACAACTCATTTCATCATGCTGCATAATGACCACCAGTTTTGTAGAACCAACCAGTCGTCTGCTACTCAGTCATGCCAATTCATTAATTTGGACGTTTAAGTAGATGAGCAAATTATAACCTAATGGTGGCTCAGGTTACAACACACTTGaagtattattgattttaagagGGCGATAagattataaaaagtattaataatagaCCCTAATGAACAATGATAGtagacataatttaaataaatacattatcttcgaataaaatgaatacatacAACAGAAGGGCTGTATCTTATCTAATAGTTTTACTCAGTCTATTGAGACTAATTTGTGTATATTGAGCTTGTAAGCAGTAGCTATTTGATCTATTAATGTTACATGTTATAACAGATAAAAACTAGCTTGAACTTTCATGGTCTAAAAGCTAACTTGACAATTGATCAATGAacagttaataatatactttgttcATTATCATATCATAAAGGGGTTCACAAACTAGTTTcgtgatgttaaaaaaaaaaaaacgatatttttttcagtttacatATATTGTTAaagtcaatatacatataaaaaaaaaaagattaacgGTATGATTTTTGGTATCTGGCACGAGCTCCTGGACCTCCAAATTTCTTTGGTTCACAACGTCTCGGATCGGCAACCAATAATGTTCTATCATActgaattaaaatatctttGATTTCTTTCTTGCTGGCTTCATCAacatctatataaaataaatcagaatatttttaaaatgctaacctaaataatatatataattgtccatttacatttttgatagtATGAAACTAAAGCCTTGGAAATAGCTTGTCTGATAGCATAAATTTGAGCAACATGTCCACCACCGTTAACACGCACTCTCATATCAACTTCATTAAAACGAtcctaaaaaaaagtaattaaaatttacacaATTCAATAGGTACAATACATAAGCATTGAATTTGGTTTAATATACTTACTTTTCCCAATAGCAAAATGGGTTCTTGAATTTTGTATTGAAGAACTCTGGGTTCAACCATATCTAATGGACGTCCATTCACTCTGATGTTACCAGTACCA encodes:
- the LOC132945444 gene encoding small ribosomal subunit protein uS9; protein product: MTADKKVKVKKPKVKKTPIQSVQVFGRKKTATAVAYCKSGTGNIRVNGRPLDMVEPRVLQYKIQEPILLLGKDRFNEVDMRVRVNGGGHVAQIYAIRQAISKALVSYYQKYVDEASKKEIKDILIQYDRTLLVADPRRCEPKKFGGPGARARYQKSYR